The region CTCTGAATACCGGGACCCATCAGCGCCAGCCTGCGCCCACCTTCGAGTTCGGAAAGTTCGATCACGAGCGTCGTCGAACGGTCGGGATATTCCTGCGTGCCTGAGGCGAAGAGGCTGAAGGGACAAAGCGCGGTGCCCGCTTCCGTGAAGGCGAAACGCGCCTCGGCCTTCTCCGTGGTCAGCGGCGCGCCGGTGTGGAAACCGAGCCACTCCGGCACGGCCGATTTCGCCAACCCCTGGGAAAGCCAGACCGGCGTGTCGTGGTCGCAAAGTGTAAGAGCGATCGCGCCCGCGGCAACGCCGAGCGGCAGAGGCGGCGCAGCCTCGGGCTGGACGGTCTGGATCGTGCCGGGGCGGGCCATGCCGTCCATCAGCATTTTGAAAACGCTCTGGGCGTGGAAGACCGGGTCGGCAAAACCGCCGGTGAGAGCTTCTGTCTTCAGGCCCATCAGTTGTCTCCCCTGACCATGGTGAAGAAGTCGACGCGGGTCGCCGCCGTCTCCTCCGCCTTGCGGCGTTCGGCAGCGGCGATCCGCTCAGCGATCGGTAAAAGCAGCGCCCGTTCGACGAAATCCTTGGTCGCCTCCTCCTGCCAGAGTGCGTCGAAGATCGCCGCAAGCCGGGCCTTCTCACGGTCGGTGCCGAGCGCCTGGGCATGTCCGACAGAGCCGGAGTCGAGCCGGACCGTGGCCCGGGTCACCGTCACTTCGCCGAGGTTGAAGGGGGCGCCGCCGCCGCCGATGCGGCCGCGCACCATCACCAACCCGGTCTGCGGCCCGCGCACCGGATGCGTTGCGGGCTTTTCCGGCAAGGCATCCCAGACTGCCTGGAGTTCGCTGCGTTCCGCGCGCGCCAGCAGATCGGCGGCGCGTTTGCGCCCGGATGCCGTCTGTGACGCAGCGTCTGTCCTGTCCGCCGATATCATCGCCACTTCCTCTTAAATATCTATTGATATAGACAACCATACAAGCTATACCTACGCTTAAATCGATGTCGTGACAAGCGTGTGACATCGGGCACGGGAATGGGGGCGGAATGGCGGGATTGAAGCAGGTGCAAAGGCAGACCGGCGTGGCGCTCTGGCGCCAGATTGCCGACCGGATTCGTGAGGCGATCGGCAATGGAGCCTATGACGAAACCGGAATGGTGCCGCCGGAAACGGTCCTGGCGCTGCAATTCGGCGTCAACCGGCACACGGTGCGCAGCGCCCTGGCGGCCTTGGCGCAGGAGGGGATCGTCCGCGCGGTACAAGGTCGCGGCACGCTGATCGAGCGCAAGGAGCGGCTGAATTTCCCGATCACCCGGCGCACCCGCTTCACGTCAGGCATCGGCGACCAGGCGCGCGAGATGCGCAGCCTACTGCTCGATGAGGTGCAGGAGGAAGCAGGCGCCGAGGTCGCCCGCTGGCTGGGTCTGAAGCAGGGAGAGCAGGTGATCCGGCTGGAAACATTGCGTCAGGCGGACAAGCGGCCGGTGTCAAAAGCGACGAGCTGGTTTCCCGCCCAGCGCTTCGCCGGGATTGGTGAAGCCTATCGCAAGCACGAGTCGATCACCAAGGCCTTTGCCGATCTTGGCCTGCCGGACTATGTCCGTGCGACGACCGAAGTGACGGCCGCCCATGCGAATACGGCCGATCTGGCCGATCTGGAACTGACGCCCGGCGCGATCCTGCTGATCGCCAAGGCGATGAACACCGATCTTGACGGTGTGCCGGTGCAATATTCGATCAGCCGCTTTGCGGCCGACCGAGTGCAGTTCACGATTGAGAACTGAGGGCAGCCTTCCCTGTCGGAACAGGGAAGGCAAATTGCATTCAATGCGCGCCGGACATGTCGCCGAGGACTTCCTTCGACGCCACGGTCGAATCCGCCTTCAGCGTGTAGACCATCGGAACGCCGGTCGCGAGATTGAGGGCCAGCACGCCTTCCTTGGTCAGCTTGTCGAGCACCATGACCAGCGAGCGCAGCGAATTGCCGTGTGCGGCGACCAGCACTTTCTCGCCCCGAAGCACGCGCGGCAGGATTTCGGTGAGATAATAGGGCCAGACGCGGGCGCCGGTGTCGCGCAGGCTTTCGCCGCCGGGCGGCGGCACGTCGTAGGAACGGCGCCAGATGTGCACCTGTTCCTCACCCCATTTGGCGCGGGCATCGTCCTTGTTGAGGCCGGAGAGGTCGCCGTAATCGCGCTCGTTCAACGCCTGGTCGCGGATCGTCGGGAGATCGGGCTGACCGACCTTGTCGAGGATGAGCTTCAGCGTGTGCTGCGCGCGCACCAGCACCGAGGTATAGGCGACGTCGAATTTGATGCCGTATTCGGCAAGTGCGGCGCCGCCGGCATTGGCTTCCTCGATGCCGAGCGCCGTCAGATCGGGATCCTTCCAGCCGGTGAAGAGATTCTTCAGGTTCCAGTCACTCTGGCCGTGGCGAACGAGGACGAGGGTTCCGCTCATGAATATGCCTCCGATATGTCGTTATTGGGAAGAAAGCCCGAGCACGTCGAGCATGGAATAGAGACCCGGCTTCTTGTCGCGCGCCCAGAGTGCGGCCTTGATGGCGCCGCGCGCAAAGATCGAGCGGTCGGCAGCGCTGTGCGACAGGGTGACGATCTCGCCTTCGCCGGCGAAAAGCACGGAATGCTCGCCGATGACGGAGCCGCCGCGCAGGGTCGCAAAGCCGATCGTTCCGGCTTGCCGGGCGCCCGTATGACCGTCACGTATGCGAACCGATTTGGCGGCGAGATCGATATTGCGCCCCTTGGCCGCGGCCTCGCCGAGCAGAAGGGCGGTGCCGGACGGCGCATCCACCTTATGCTTATGGTGCATTTCCAGGATTTCGATGTCCCAATCAGCAGGCTCGAGCGCCCGGGCGGCCTGCTCGGCGAGCACGCTGAGCAGATTGACGCCGAGGCTCATATTGCCTGACTTGACGATACGGGCATGGCGAGCTGCCGCCTCGATCCTGGCATTGTCGTCGTCCGAGCAGCCGGTGGTGCCGACGACATGGACGATGCGGGCCTGCGCGGCGAGCCCTGAAAATTCCACTGTCGCCGCCGGCGAGGTGAAGTCGAGCACACCCTCGGCGTCGAGGAAGGCCTGGAGCGGATCGTCGCCGATGATCACGCCCGTCGGGCCGAGACCGGCGATCTCGCCGGCATCCTTGCCGATAAAGGGCGAATCGCTGCGTTCGACCGCGGCATGCAGTGTGGCGCCCTCGATCGAATGGATGAGCCGGATCAGCGTCTGCCCCATGCGCCCGGCTGCGCCAACCACCACCAGTTTCATCGCAGCATCGCTCATGTCAGTCTCACCAGGTCAGTTTGAATCGGAAGCCGAAGGCCGCTGCAGATTGTTGAGGCGAGCGTAAAGACCGTCGCTGACCTTCGCAAGCGTCTCGTGATTGCCTTCCTCGACGACGCGGCCCTGCTGCATGACGACGATCTTGTCGGCGCGCACCACGGTCGAAAGCCGGTGGGCGATGACGACGACGGTGCGTCCGGTCATTGCCTCGTCGAGCGCCTTCTGCACGGCCGCTTCGGATTCGGTGTCCAG is a window of Rhizobium sp. N324 DNA encoding:
- the phnG gene encoding phosphonate C-P lyase system protein PhnG — encoded protein: MISADRTDAASQTASGRKRAADLLARAERSELQAVWDALPEKPATHPVRGPQTGLVMVRGRIGGGGAPFNLGEVTVTRATVRLDSGSVGHAQALGTDREKARLAAIFDALWQEEATKDFVERALLLPIAERIAAAERRKAEETAATRVDFFTMVRGDN
- a CDS encoding 2,3-bisphosphoglycerate-dependent phosphoglycerate mutase, coding for MSGTLVLVRHGQSDWNLKNLFTGWKDPDLTALGIEEANAGGAALAEYGIKFDVAYTSVLVRAQHTLKLILDKVGQPDLPTIRDQALNERDYGDLSGLNKDDARAKWGEEQVHIWRRSYDVPPPGGESLRDTGARVWPYYLTEILPRVLRGEKVLVAAHGNSLRSLVMVLDKLTKEGVLALNLATGVPMVYTLKADSTVASKEVLGDMSGAH
- the phnF gene encoding phosphonate metabolism transcriptional regulator PhnF, whose protein sequence is MAGLKQVQRQTGVALWRQIADRIREAIGNGAYDETGMVPPETVLALQFGVNRHTVRSALAALAQEGIVRAVQGRGTLIERKERLNFPITRRTRFTSGIGDQAREMRSLLLDEVQEEAGAEVARWLGLKQGEQVIRLETLRQADKRPVSKATSWFPAQRFAGIGEAYRKHESITKAFADLGLPDYVRATTEVTAAHANTADLADLELTPGAILLIAKAMNTDLDGVPVQYSISRFAADRVQFTIEN
- the dapB gene encoding 4-hydroxy-tetrahydrodipicolinate reductase, whose protein sequence is MSDAAMKLVVVGAAGRMGQTLIRLIHSIEGATLHAAVERSDSPFIGKDAGEIAGLGPTGVIIGDDPLQAFLDAEGVLDFTSPAATVEFSGLAAQARIVHVVGTTGCSDDDNARIEAAARHARIVKSGNMSLGVNLLSVLAEQAARALEPADWDIEILEMHHKHKVDAPSGTALLLGEAAAKGRNIDLAAKSVRIRDGHTGARQAGTIGFATLRGGSVIGEHSVLFAGEGEIVTLSHSAADRSIFARGAIKAALWARDKKPGLYSMLDVLGLSSQ
- the phnH gene encoding phosphonate C-P lyase system protein PhnH, whose product is MGLKTEALTGGFADPVFHAQSVFKMLMDGMARPGTIQTVQPEAAPPLPLGVAAGAIALTLCDHDTPVWLSQGLAKSAVPEWLGFHTGAPLTTEKAEARFAFTEAGTALCPFSLFASGTQEYPDRSTTLVIELSELEGGRRLALMGPGIQSVTEIAPVGLPETFLRLWTENRALFPRGIDIVLTSGGRFLCLPRTTKITATEI